One window from the genome of uncultured Tateyamaria sp. encodes:
- the hrcA gene encoding heat-inducible transcriptional repressor HrcA, with amino-acid sequence MTDTQKLLDEMNDRSREVFRRVVEGYLNSGDPVGSRTLTRDFSEKVSAATIRNVMQDLEFMGLLNSPHVSAGRIPTQMGLRMFVDGLLEVGVPDDSDREKIDATLGSNERDVAGILDRVGSALSGVTQGASLVLTPKHEAAIKHLDFVPLGPEQALVVLVFADGHVENRLFQPPPGQTPSSMREAANFLNAMIEGHTLSEVKTIMQREISARRQEIDALSRALVESGLASWEGEGDTPERLIVRGRSNLLGESTEAEDLDRIRSLFDDLERKRDIAEFLDLTQDGDGVRIFIGSENKLFSLSGSSLVVSPYMNADRKIIGAVGVIGPTRLNYGRIVPIVDYTAQLVGRMLTDRNER; translated from the coding sequence ATGACCGACACACAGAAACTGCTGGACGAGATGAACGACCGCTCGCGCGAGGTGTTTCGCCGCGTGGTCGAAGGGTATCTGAATTCGGGCGATCCGGTAGGGTCACGCACCCTGACGCGCGACTTTAGCGAAAAGGTCAGCGCCGCCACCATCCGCAACGTGATGCAGGACCTTGAATTCATGGGTCTGCTAAACAGCCCGCATGTCAGTGCCGGCCGTATCCCAACCCAAATGGGCCTGCGCATGTTCGTGGATGGCCTGTTGGAAGTGGGCGTTCCCGACGATTCCGACCGCGAGAAGATCGACGCGACGCTGGGGTCCAACGAAAGGGATGTTGCCGGGATACTGGATCGCGTCGGCTCGGCCCTGTCGGGTGTGACACAGGGCGCATCGCTGGTTCTGACGCCGAAACACGAGGCGGCGATCAAGCATCTGGATTTTGTGCCGCTCGGTCCGGAGCAGGCACTTGTTGTTCTGGTCTTTGCCGATGGGCATGTTGAAAACCGCCTGTTCCAGCCACCGCCGGGGCAGACTCCCTCTTCGATGCGCGAGGCCGCAAATTTTCTGAATGCAATGATCGAAGGGCACACGCTGAGTGAGGTGAAAACCATCATGCAGCGGGAAATTTCGGCGCGGCGTCAGGAAATTGACGCCCTGTCACGGGCCTTGGTCGAAAGCGGCCTCGCGTCGTGGGAGGGGGAGGGCGATACACCAGAGCGCCTGATCGTGCGCGGTCGCTCCAACCTGCTGGGCGAATCGACGGAAGCCGAAGACCTGGATCGCATCCGATCCCTGTTTGATGACCTTGAACGCAAGCGTGACATTGCCGAATTTTTGGACCTGACCCAGGACGGTGACGGTGTGCGCATTTTTATTGGTTCCGAGAACAAACTTTTCTCACTTTCGGGTTCCTCTTTGGTGGTTTCCCCATATATGAACGCGGATCGAAAGATTATCGGAGCGGTCGGGGTCATTGGGCCCACGCGGCTGAATTATGGCCGGATCGTTCCGATTGTGGATTACACAGCCCAGCTGGTCGGGCGGATGCTGACGGACCGCAATGAAAGGTGA
- the rph gene encoding ribonuclease PH: MRPSGRELNQMRSVSIETGFTKHAEGSALIKIGDTHVLCTATIEDRVPPFIKGSGLGWVTAEYGMLPRATNTRMRREAASGKQGGRTVEIQRLIGRSLRAGVDRVALGERQITVDCDVLQADGGTRCASITGGWVALRLAVNKLMQAGDVVTDPLVSPVAAISCGIYAGQPVLDLDYPEDSEAGVDGNFIMTGDKQLIEVQMSAEGATFSRDQMNALMDLADKGVSELVEAQLAASA; the protein is encoded by the coding sequence ATGCGCCCCTCTGGTCGAGAACTGAACCAAATGCGGTCCGTTTCCATCGAAACCGGCTTTACCAAACATGCCGAGGGGTCCGCCCTGATCAAAATCGGTGACACGCATGTTTTGTGCACGGCCACCATCGAAGATCGGGTACCCCCGTTCATCAAGGGCTCGGGCCTGGGCTGGGTCACGGCCGAATACGGGATGCTGCCCCGCGCGACCAACACGCGCATGCGGCGCGAAGCGGCATCGGGCAAGCAAGGTGGGCGCACGGTAGAAATTCAGCGCCTGATTGGTCGCTCCTTGCGGGCGGGGGTTGATCGCGTCGCCTTGGGCGAACGCCAGATCACCGTGGACTGTGACGTTCTGCAGGCCGATGGCGGCACGCGCTGCGCGTCGATCACGGGCGGTTGGGTGGCGCTGCGTCTGGCCGTGAACAAGCTGATGCAAGCCGGTGATGTCGTAACCGATCCGCTTGTGTCCCCCGTTGCCGCGATCAGTTGCGGCATCTATGCGGGTCAGCCCGTGCTGGACCTGGACTATCCCGAAGACAGCGAAGCAGGTGTAGACGGCAATTTTATCATGACCGGCGACAAACAACTGATCGAAGTCCAGATGAGCGCCGAGGGTGCCACATTCAGCCGCGATCAAATGAACGCCTTGATGGACCTTGCAGACAAGGGCGTTTCCGAACTTGTCGAAGCGCAATTGGCGGCATCTGCATGA
- the rdgB gene encoding RdgB/HAM1 family non-canonical purine NTP pyrophosphatase, which produces MTRKFDGDRILVATHNAGKLEEMEQLFQPFGVTVVGAAELKLPEPEETETTFVGNARIKAHAAATATGMPALADDSGIEVDGLGGEPGVYTADWAETPNGRDFMMAMTRTHTELVKREAVQPWTARFCSTLVLAWPDGHDEVFAGTVEGTLVWPVRGQLGHGYDPMFQPIGREHTFAEMSADDKNAISHRADSFKKLIAGCFG; this is translated from the coding sequence ATGACACGCAAGTTCGACGGCGACCGTATCCTTGTCGCGACGCACAACGCGGGCAAGTTGGAAGAGATGGAGCAATTGTTCCAGCCCTTTGGCGTCACCGTTGTCGGCGCGGCAGAGTTGAAGTTGCCCGAGCCGGAAGAAACCGAAACCACCTTTGTCGGGAATGCGCGGATCAAGGCGCACGCGGCTGCAACAGCAACTGGCATGCCGGCCCTGGCCGACGATTCCGGGATCGAGGTGGATGGCCTGGGCGGTGAACCCGGTGTCTACACCGCGGACTGGGCCGAAACCCCGAACGGCCGCGATTTCATGATGGCGATGACCCGCACCCACACGGAGCTTGTCAAACGGGAGGCAGTGCAGCCCTGGACCGCGCGATTTTGTTCGACCCTGGTCCTGGCCTGGCCCGACGGTCATGACGAAGTGTTCGCGGGCACGGTGGAAGGCACGCTTGTTTGGCCTGTGCGCGGGCAGCTGGGCCATGGGTATGATCCAATGTTCCAACCGATCGGGCGTGAACACACCTTTGCAGAAATGTCGGCCGACGACAAAAATGCGATCAGCCACCGTGCAGACAGCTTCAAGAAACTGATCGCTGGCTGTTTTGGCTGA
- the hemW gene encoding radical SAM family heme chaperone HemW encodes MAEDWEAGGFGLYVHWPFCAAKCPYCDFNSHVSQSVDHDAWCAALVAEVERVGALTKGRVLRSVFFGGGTPSLMAPATTGAILDAVARTWPIANDMEVTLEANPTSVEARKFAAFKTAGINRVSMGIQALNDPDLRSLGRLHTAAEGLAAFEVARSVFDRVSFDLMYGRQDQSLIQWESELHQALERDLDHVSLYQLTIEPGTAFGDRYSRGKMRGLPDDDLSADMYTLTQDICAAHNMPRYEVSNHAKDGAESRHNLIYWRYGDYAGIGPGAHGRLTLDGTRVATEQWRMPAAWLSGDSRETTETLSSNDQAVEFLLMGLRLAEGVDLNRYAALAGQPLDKRRLNELAEMNLITHQEGQLSVTNQGFSLLNAILRVLLDP; translated from the coding sequence TTGGCTGAGGACTGGGAAGCAGGCGGCTTCGGGCTGTATGTCCACTGGCCGTTTTGCGCTGCCAAATGTCCGTATTGTGATTTCAACAGCCACGTCTCTCAAAGCGTTGACCACGACGCGTGGTGCGCCGCACTGGTGGCCGAGGTTGAGCGCGTTGGCGCGTTGACCAAGGGTCGTGTTCTGCGCTCGGTCTTCTTTGGCGGCGGAACACCCAGCCTTATGGCCCCTGCGACGACAGGCGCAATACTGGACGCCGTTGCCCGCACATGGCCCATCGCAAATGATATGGAGGTGACGCTGGAAGCGAACCCCACTTCCGTCGAAGCGCGCAAATTCGCGGCGTTCAAGACCGCCGGGATAAACCGCGTTTCCATGGGTATACAGGCGCTGAACGATCCAGACCTTAGATCCCTGGGTCGCTTGCACACTGCAGCCGAAGGTTTAGCCGCGTTCGAAGTCGCCCGGTCCGTGTTTGACCGTGTCAGCTTTGATTTGATGTATGGGCGACAAGATCAGTCTTTGATCCAATGGGAAAGCGAGCTGCATCAGGCGCTTGAGCGTGATCTGGATCACGTGTCCCTGTACCAACTGACGATCGAGCCGGGCACTGCATTCGGTGACAGGTACAGTCGTGGAAAAATGCGCGGGCTTCCCGATGATGACCTTTCGGCAGACATGTATACGCTGACCCAGGATATCTGTGCGGCCCACAACATGCCGCGATACGAAGTGTCCAACCACGCGAAAGACGGCGCAGAGTCGCGGCACAATCTGATCTACTGGCGGTACGGGGACTATGCCGGTATTGGCCCCGGAGCACATGGGCGATTGACCCTGGATGGCACACGGGTCGCAACAGAGCAGTGGCGCATGCCCGCCGCTTGGCTTTCCGGTGACAGCCGCGAAACAACCGAAACCCTGTCGTCAAATGATCAGGCTGTCGAGTTTCTACTGATGGGCCTGCGCCTTGCCGAGGGCGTGGACCTGAACCGGTACGCGGCGCTTGCCGGGCAGCCGTTGGACAAGCGCCGTTTGAACGAACTGGCGGAAATGAATCTGATTACCCATCAGGAAGGTCAATTATCTGTTACAAATCAAGGATTTAGCTTGTTGAATGCAATCTTGCGCGTTCTGCTCGATCCCTAG
- a CDS encoding ParB/RepB/Spo0J family partition protein, whose product MASNEKKRGLGRGLSALMADVAEPVATTTTPGAGEQRIPIEKIKPNPNQPRRQFEAGPLEDLVASIKEKGVLQPLIVRPIGDDYEIVAGERRWRAAQQAQLHDLPVLVRDFSDAEVLEVAIIENIQRADLNPMEEAAGYKQLMDRFGHTQEKMAEALGKSRSHIANLLRLLHLPESVQGFVIDGSLSAGHARALITADDPLALAKKVIAGNLSVRATEALVKKSSGDVGKNIFTGSEKRSAAQKDADTRALEDDLSAATGVKVTLSHKPDGEAGTLTLQYETLDQLDDLCRRLSAS is encoded by the coding sequence ATGGCGAGCAACGAAAAGAAGCGGGGATTGGGCCGAGGATTGTCTGCCCTCATGGCAGATGTCGCGGAGCCTGTTGCGACGACGACGACACCGGGGGCCGGAGAACAGCGCATACCGATTGAAAAGATCAAGCCGAACCCGAACCAGCCGCGCCGCCAATTCGAGGCCGGACCGCTTGAGGACCTGGTGGCGTCGATCAAGGAAAAGGGTGTCCTCCAGCCGTTGATCGTGCGGCCCATTGGTGATGACTACGAGATTGTGGCGGGTGAACGTCGGTGGCGCGCCGCGCAGCAGGCGCAACTGCACGACCTGCCTGTCCTGGTCCGCGACTTTTCCGACGCCGAAGTGTTGGAAGTCGCGATCATCGAAAACATCCAGCGCGCCGATCTGAACCCGATGGAAGAGGCGGCCGGCTATAAGCAGTTGATGGACCGCTTCGGCCACACGCAGGAGAAGATGGCCGAAGCGCTGGGCAAATCGCGTAGCCACATCGCCAACCTGCTGCGCCTGCTGCACCTGCCCGAAAGTGTGCAGGGGTTTGTTATTGATGGATCGTTGAGCGCTGGACATGCCCGAGCGCTTATCACCGCCGACGATCCTCTGGCGCTTGCAAAGAAAGTGATCGCGGGAAACCTGTCTGTGCGCGCGACCGAAGCATTGGTCAAGAAGTCGTCGGGTGACGTTGGAAAAAACATCTTTACAGGTTCGGAAAAACGCAGCGCGGCGCAAAAAGACGCCGATACGCGGGCATTGGAAGATGATCTGTCTGCAGCAACCGGGGTAAAGGTGACACTTTCCCACAAGCCGGATGGCGAGGCGGGGACGCTGACATTGCAATACGAAACATTGGATCAGCTGGACGATCTGTGTCGCCGCCTTAGCGCCAGCTAG
- a CDS encoding AAA family ATPase — MSDPTRPPGPKIISIVNQKGGVGKTTTTINLAAALVELGNRVLVVDLDPQGNASTGLGIEMSDREKTTYDLLLDDIALKDVILATDIDDLAIVPATVDLSSADIELISNEKRSFLLHDALRQTDMDAYAFDYILIDCPPSLNLLTVNAMIASHSVLVPLQSEFFALEGLSQLMLTVREVRQNGNPDLRIEGVVLTMHDARNNLSQQVEQDARDNLGDIVFKTRIPRNVRVSEAPSFAMPVLSYDTASKGAVAYRDLAKELVANNAAMGA; from the coding sequence GTGTCTGACCCGACGCGCCCACCTGGGCCCAAGATCATTTCCATTGTGAATCAAAAGGGTGGGGTGGGCAAAACCACAACCACAATCAACCTTGCCGCCGCGCTTGTCGAACTTGGTAATCGCGTTCTGGTGGTTGATCTGGATCCGCAAGGGAATGCATCGACCGGTCTGGGGATCGAAATGAGCGACCGGGAGAAGACAACCTACGATCTTCTACTGGATGACATTGCGCTGAAAGACGTCATTCTTGCGACAGACATCGATGACCTGGCCATTGTTCCGGCGACCGTTGACCTCAGTTCGGCCGATATCGAGCTGATCTCGAATGAAAAGCGCAGTTTTTTGCTGCATGATGCGTTGCGGCAGACGGATATGGACGCCTATGCGTTCGATTATATCCTGATTGACTGTCCGCCGTCATTGAACCTTTTGACCGTGAACGCGATGATCGCGTCACATTCAGTGCTTGTTCCGCTTCAGAGTGAGTTTTTTGCGTTGGAGGGGCTGTCACAGCTTATGTTGACGGTGCGTGAGGTACGCCAAAACGGGAATCCGGACTTGCGGATCGAAGGCGTCGTGTTGACGATGCACGACGCACGAAACAACCTGTCGCAGCAAGTGGAACAAGACGCACGCGACAATCTGGGTGACATCGTATTCAAAACGCGGATCCCGCGAAATGTGAGGGTCAGTGAGGCGCCGTCCTTTGCTATGCCCGTTCTGTCCTACGACACGGCATCAAAAGGCGCTGTGGCCTATCGTGACCTAGCGAAAGAGCTGGTTGCCAACAATGCAGCAATGGGGGCCTGA
- the rsmG gene encoding 16S rRNA (guanine(527)-N(7))-methyltransferase RsmG: MRAPDWWDDDVSRETLDKLQAYADLVRKWTPKINLVAKSTLEDMDVRHIWDSAQVYTRRTGRWADLGSGGGMPGVVVAILAHATESGANVVLVESDQRKAAFLRTCARQLDLPMTVIAQRIEDVPPLDAQTISARALAPLGDLLGHAERHLATGGICLFQKGMQWQGEVKAAEENWRFSYEALPSKTNTEAVVLKIKDITRV; this comes from the coding sequence ATGCGCGCTCCGGACTGGTGGGACGACGATGTTTCACGTGAAACATTGGACAAACTGCAAGCATACGCGGATTTGGTTCGCAAATGGACGCCCAAGATCAATCTAGTGGCCAAATCGACGCTGGAGGACATGGACGTCAGGCATATATGGGACAGCGCGCAGGTATACACCAGGCGCACTGGACGGTGGGCTGATTTGGGGTCGGGCGGCGGTATGCCTGGCGTTGTGGTGGCCATTCTAGCACATGCGACAGAAAGCGGTGCCAATGTCGTGCTGGTAGAAAGCGATCAGCGCAAGGCTGCATTCCTGCGCACATGTGCCCGTCAGCTTGATCTTCCCATGACGGTTATCGCCCAGCGGATCGAGGATGTGCCACCGCTTGATGCGCAAACCATTTCTGCCCGGGCGCTTGCGCCGCTTGGTGATCTGCTGGGGCATGCAGAACGGCATCTTGCGACCGGCGGCATTTGCCTGTTCCAGAAGGGGATGCAATGGCAGGGCGAAGTCAAGGCTGCAGAAGAAAACTGGCGGTTTTCATATGAAGCATTGCCAAGTAAAACAAACACCGAAGCAGTTGTCCTCAAAATCAAGGATATCACGCGTGTCTGA
- the mnmG gene encoding tRNA uridine-5-carboxymethylaminomethyl(34) synthesis enzyme MnmG, whose amino-acid sequence MKHFDVVVIGGGHAGTEAAHAAARMGASIALVTMKLADIGIMSCNPAIGGLGKGHLVREIDAMDGIMGRVADASGIQFRLLNRRKGPAVQGPRTQSDRAIYQSTMLELIQRTPNLTVIEGEVTDFAMDGDRVGGVILRDGSEINAASVILTTGTFLRGVIHIGDVSYSGGRMGDGASVPLADRIDGFALPMGRLKTGTPPRLDGRTINWDVLDHQEADVDPSLFSFMSKAAPLRQIACGITHTNARTHDIIRKNLDRSAMYGGHIEGVGPRYCPSIEDKIVRFADKDSHQVFLEPEGLADHTVYPNGISTSLPEDVQVGYVQSMAGLEQARILQPGYAIEYDYVDPRALGSDLSVRDVPGLFLAGQINGTTGYEEAAAQGLVAGLNAARAAVSGEPVQFRRDQSYIGVMIDDLTTRGVTEPYRMFTSRAEFRLSLRADNADQRLTQMGRDLGCVSDERMTAFAKKQKSLLKVRDLMKAEQFTPKQIAAHGIRINQDGTKRTPFQLLAFPDVTFEHVAALVPEVSSFAPDITDQVVRDALYANYIARQQKDVERLRKDEQLKIPADFNYVGISGLSAELQAKLTRVQPSDLAQAARIDGMTPAALALILGRIRFLEKKSA is encoded by the coding sequence GTGAAACATTTTGATGTTGTTGTCATTGGCGGTGGGCATGCGGGCACCGAAGCTGCGCACGCCGCTGCACGTATGGGTGCCTCAATTGCGCTTGTTACCATGAAACTGGCAGATATCGGAATCATGTCCTGCAATCCTGCAATTGGCGGCTTGGGCAAGGGACATCTGGTTCGTGAAATCGACGCGATGGACGGAATTATGGGTCGGGTTGCCGACGCATCAGGAATTCAGTTCCGGCTTTTGAATCGGCGCAAAGGACCTGCTGTACAAGGCCCCCGTACGCAATCGGACCGTGCCATCTATCAAAGCACAATGTTGGAATTAATCCAGCGCACGCCAAACCTGACCGTGATCGAGGGAGAGGTGACGGATTTCGCCATGGATGGCGACCGGGTTGGCGGCGTGATTTTGCGTGATGGTTCGGAGATCAACGCCGCATCCGTGATCCTGACCACTGGTACGTTCTTGCGTGGCGTGATTCATATCGGCGATGTTTCCTATTCGGGTGGACGCATGGGTGACGGTGCTTCGGTTCCCTTGGCGGATAGGATCGATGGCTTTGCACTGCCCATGGGCCGCCTGAAAACCGGTACGCCGCCACGTTTGGACGGCCGCACAATCAATTGGGATGTTTTGGACCATCAGGAAGCGGACGTGGATCCGTCGCTGTTTTCCTTTATGTCCAAGGCTGCGCCCTTGCGACAGATTGCCTGTGGTATCACGCACACCAACGCGCGGACCCACGACATCATTCGCAAGAACCTCGATCGTTCTGCCATGTATGGCGGCCATATCGAGGGCGTCGGTCCCAGGTACTGCCCATCGATCGAGGATAAAATCGTCCGCTTTGCGGATAAGGACTCGCATCAGGTCTTCCTCGAGCCTGAAGGATTAGCGGATCACACGGTGTACCCAAACGGTATTTCCACCTCGCTGCCAGAAGATGTGCAGGTCGGCTATGTCCAGTCCATGGCTGGGTTGGAGCAGGCAAGGATTCTGCAGCCCGGATATGCTATCGAGTATGACTACGTGGACCCGCGCGCATTGGGTTCGGATTTGTCGGTACGGGATGTGCCGGGCTTGTTCCTGGCCGGACAGATCAACGGCACCACCGGGTATGAAGAGGCGGCGGCCCAAGGATTGGTGGCTGGTTTGAACGCCGCGCGTGCTGCTGTGTCGGGCGAACCGGTGCAGTTTCGGCGCGATCAAAGCTATATCGGTGTGATGATTGATGACCTCACCACGCGGGGCGTGACAGAGCCGTATCGCATGTTCACCTCGCGCGCAGAATTTCGCCTGTCTCTGCGGGCTGACAACGCAGATCAGCGATTGACGCAAATGGGACGTGACTTGGGTTGCGTATCCGATGAACGCATGACCGCGTTTGCGAAGAAGCAGAAAAGTCTTTTAAAGGTCCGTGACCTTATGAAGGCCGAGCAGTTCACGCCAAAGCAGATCGCTGCACATGGTATTCGGATCAATCAGGACGGGACCAAAAGAACACCTTTTCAGCTGCTGGCGTTCCCGGATGTCACGTTTGAACATGTGGCCGCGCTGGTGCCCGAAGTGTCCAGCTTTGCGCCAGACATCACGGATCAGGTGGTGCGAGATGCTCTTTATGCCAATTACATCGCGCGGCAGCAAAAGGATGTTGAAAGGCTGCGGAAAGACGAGCAGCTGAAAATACCGGCAGACTTCAATTATGTCGGCATCTCCGGGCTGTCCGCTGAGCTGCAAGCCAAGCTGACGCGCGTTCAGCCGTCTGACCTGGCTCAAGCGGCACGTATCGATGGGATGACACCGGCCGCGCTTGCCTTGATCCTCGGGCGTATACGGTTTCTGGAAAAGAAGTCGGCTTGA
- the mnmE gene encoding tRNA uridine-5-carboxymethylaminomethyl(34) synthesis GTPase MnmE: MDTIFALATAQGRAGVAVIRISGPGAKIAARQLCGDIPTAKRAATRVLRGADGKVLDHALVLTFDQPASFTGEDVVELHLHGSIAVVSAVLRELGTCGARMAEPGEFTRRALENNKMDLAQVEGLGDLIEAETEAQRQQALRTVSGELGQRIENWRSQLIRAAALIEVTIDFADEDVPVDVTPEVQSLLSGVVDDIGSQLNGFAVAERIRTGFEVAIVGAPNAGKSTLLNALARRDAAITSAKAGTTRDVIEVRMDLDGLPVTLLDTAGLRESTDEVEAEGIARALARAELADLRIFLVEPNESLGVSIKPGDVIRAPKADLRSDDIPSVSGSTGAGVDALITEVTQALVQRSQSAGLATHERHRAAMEQAVGVLKSAVELVGDGPEHYDIAAEEMRAAIRSLEAVVGRVDVENLLDEIFSSFCLGK, translated from the coding sequence ATGGACACGATCTTTGCCCTCGCCACCGCGCAGGGTCGGGCTGGCGTTGCAGTCATTCGCATATCCGGGCCTGGCGCCAAGATCGCTGCACGACAGCTGTGCGGCGATATCCCAACGGCGAAACGCGCTGCCACCCGCGTCTTGCGGGGCGCGGATGGTAAGGTGTTGGACCATGCGCTGGTGCTGACATTCGATCAACCAGCCAGCTTTACCGGCGAAGATGTCGTGGAACTGCATTTGCACGGCAGCATCGCCGTTGTGTCGGCTGTGCTACGCGAACTTGGGACATGTGGTGCACGAATGGCTGAGCCGGGGGAGTTTACCCGCAGGGCGCTTGAAAACAACAAGATGGATCTGGCTCAGGTCGAAGGCTTGGGTGATCTCATCGAGGCAGAGACGGAAGCGCAACGACAACAGGCATTGAGAACTGTGTCGGGTGAACTGGGCCAACGCATCGAAAACTGGCGGAGCCAATTGATCCGTGCGGCGGCGTTGATCGAAGTGACGATCGACTTCGCCGACGAAGACGTTCCCGTGGATGTAACGCCGGAAGTTCAGTCCTTGTTGTCTGGTGTTGTGGATGACATCGGTAGTCAACTCAACGGGTTTGCAGTGGCGGAACGTATCCGGACAGGGTTTGAAGTGGCCATAGTCGGCGCCCCCAATGCAGGTAAGTCCACCTTATTGAATGCATTGGCGCGGCGGGATGCTGCGATTACGTCCGCCAAGGCCGGAACCACCCGTGACGTGATTGAGGTTCGCATGGACCTGGATGGATTGCCGGTAACGCTTTTGGATACAGCGGGGTTGAGAGAATCTACGGATGAGGTAGAAGCCGAGGGAATTGCGCGCGCACTTGCACGGGCTGAGTTGGCTGACCTCAGGATTTTCCTGGTTGAACCCAATGAGTCGCTGGGCGTGTCAATCAAGCCGGGGGATGTTATTCGTGCGCCCAAGGCAGACTTGCGATCGGATGATATTCCTTCGGTATCCGGTTCAACCGGCGCCGGCGTGGACGCTTTGATCACGGAAGTCACCCAAGCATTGGTCCAGCGCAGTCAGTCAGCCGGCCTGGCAACGCATGAACGGCATCGTGCCGCGATGGAGCAGGCTGTGGGTGTTCTCAAGTCCGCGGTTGAGTTGGTGGGTGACGGTCCGGAGCACTATGATATTGCAGCAGAGGAAATGCGCGCTGCGATTCGATCTTTGGAAGCTGTCGTTGGGCGCGTAGACGTCGAAAACTTGTTGGACGAGATCTTTTCCAGCTTTTGTCTAGGGAAATGA
- the rho gene encoding transcription termination factor Rho, giving the protein MTAERLNLADLKAQSPKDLLSMAEELEIENASTMRKGEMMFQILRERADEGWEISGDGVLEVLQDGFGFLRSPEANYLPGPDDIYVSPEMIRQYSLRTGDTIEGVIKAPDDTERYFALTNATKINFEEPERARHKIAFDNLTPLYPDERLTMETDDPATKDRSARIIDLVSPIGKGQRSLIVAPPRTGKTVLLQNIASSIEKNHPECYLIVLLIDERPEEVTDMQRSVKGEVVSSTFDEPATRHVAVSEMVIEKAKRLVEHKRDVVILLDSITRLGRAFNTVVPSSGKVLTGGVDANALQRPKRFFGAARNIEEGGSLTIIATALIDTGSRMDEVIFEEFKGTGNSEIVLDRKIADKRVFPAIDILKSGTRKEDLLVDKNDLTKTFVLRRILNPMGTTDAIEFLISKLKQTKTNGEFFDSMNT; this is encoded by the coding sequence ATGACAGCAGAACGCCTTAACCTTGCCGACCTCAAGGCACAAAGCCCCAAGGACCTGTTGTCCATGGCGGAAGAGCTTGAGATCGAAAACGCCTCGACCATGCGGAAGGGCGAGATGATGTTCCAGATCCTGCGCGAACGCGCGGATGAGGGATGGGAAATCTCGGGCGATGGCGTGCTTGAAGTGTTGCAGGACGGCTTTGGCTTCCTACGCTCGCCCGAGGCCAACTATCTGCCGGGCCCGGACGATATCTATGTGTCGCCCGAGATGATCCGCCAGTATTCGCTGCGCACGGGGGACACGATCGAAGGGGTGATCAAAGCACCTGATGATACGGAACGCTACTTTGCCCTGACCAACGCCACGAAGATCAACTTTGAAGAGCCAGAGCGCGCACGGCACAAGATCGCGTTCGACAACCTGACGCCGCTCTACCCGGATGAACGTCTGACCATGGAGACCGACGATCCCGCGACCAAGGACCGGTCGGCGCGGATCATCGACCTTGTGTCGCCCATCGGTAAGGGTCAGCGGTCCCTGATCGTGGCGCCACCGCGCACGGGTAAAACCGTGCTACTCCAAAACATCGCGTCGAGCATCGAAAAGAACCATCCGGAATGCTATCTGATCGTTCTTCTGATCGACGAACGGCCCGAAGAGGTCACGGACATGCAGCGCTCGGTCAAGGGCGAAGTTGTCAGCTCGACCTTTGATGAACCCGCAACCCGCCACGTCGCCGTATCCGAGATGGTGATCGAGAAAGCCAAGCGTCTGGTTGAACACAAACGAGATGTTGTTATCTTGCTGGACTCGATCACAAGACTTGGTAGGGCCTTTAACACCGTCGTGCCATCGTCTGGCAAGGTTTTGACCGGTGGTGTGGATGCAAACGCCTTGCAACGCCCCAAGCGCTTCTTTGGTGCGGCCCGAAACATTGAGGAAGGCGGATCACTGACCATCATCGCGACCGCCCTGATCGACACTGGCAGCCGGATGGACGAAGTGATCTTTGAAGAATTCAAAGGCACGGGTAACTCGGAAATTGTTCTTGATCGCAAGATTGCAGACAAACGCGTGTTCCCGGCTATCGACATTCTCAAGTCCGGCACGCGGAAAGAGGATTTGCTGGTCGACAAGAACGACCTGACCAAAACTTTTGTTCTGCGTCGTATCCTGAACCCGATGGGCACCACGGATGCGATCGAGTTCCTGATCTCGAAGTTGAAACAGACCAAGACAAATGGTGAATTCTTCGATTCCATGAACACCTGA